The Urbifossiella limnaea nucleotide sequence GGTCGGCGGCGTCGCCGGGCGCGGGAACGTCGCCGGCGCCGGCGGCTGGCCGCGGAGGTAGCGGTTCCACCCGGCCACCGCCGGCGGGGCGAAGGCGTACCAGCACACCAGGATCGGCACCGCCACCCGCGGCACGGCCATCACCACGGCCAGCGCGAACACCACCACCAGCAGCAGCTTCCGGTTCCGCCCGCGCCGCAGCAGTTGCTTGAACAGGTGGGCGTACCGCACCCGCGACACCATCAGCAGCGCCACGCCGAACGTGACCAGCGGCAGCAGCCGGGCCGCCCACAGGTCCATCTGCGCCGCCGCCCCCGACGGCTCCACGTCGGACACCAGCTGCGGCCCGAACAGCGCGATTGGGAACGACGCCACCACCGACGCCGCGGCCGGCGACGGCAGCCCGGTGAAGCCCTTCGCCTTCTCCTCGGCGGCGAGCTCCGGCGGGGGCGGCGGCTCCACGTTGAACCGCGCCAGCCGCAGCACCGCCCCCACCACGTACAGCGCCGCCGCCACGAACAGCAGCCGCGGCGGGATGCCCACCTGCTCGAACTTCGCCAGCTCCAGCATCAGGAACGCCGGCGCCGCCCCGAACGTGATGGCGTCGCACAGCGAGTCGAGCTCGGCGCCGAACTTACTCGTCTGCCCGGCCCAGCGGGCGGCGGCGCCGTCGAGGCCGTCGAACAGCATTCCCAGGAAGATGAGGCACCCGGCCGCGAACAGCGCCGTGGCCGGCTCGTACCCGGCCCACCCGGACGCGAACGCGATGGCCCCGAACCCGCACACCGCGTTGGCGAGCGTGAGGAGCGTCGGCAGCACGGCGAACGCCTTCGGCCGCGGCCGCCGCCCGCGCAGCTTCAGCTTCATGTCGCCCCCGGCGTCTCGTACTCGGCCAGCACCGAGAGACCCGCCTTCACCTTGTCGCCGACCTTCGTCACGACCTTCAGCCCCGCCTCGCGCGGCATCACCAGCTCCGTCCGCGAGCCGAACTTGATCATGCCGAACCGCTCGCCGCGGCCGACCGTGTCGCCGGGCTTCAGCCAGCACACGATGCGGCGGGCGATGGCCCCGGTGATCTGGCGGACGACGTAGCGGCGGTACGGCGGCGCGTCCTCCTGCATCCGCACGGCGAGCTGCTCGTTCTCCCGCGCCGACTCGGGGCGGATGGCGTTCAGGAACTTCCCCATCTTGTAGCGCAGCCCGACGACGCGGCCGGCCACGGGGGCGCGGTTCAGGTGGCAGTTGAAGATCGACAGGAAGATGCCGATCTGCACCGCCGGGCCGCCGACGAACTCGTCGTACTCCAGCTCCTCGACGAGCACGACCTTGCCGTCGGCCGGGGAGATGACGAGGCCCGGGGCGGCG carries:
- a CDS encoding CDP-alcohol phosphatidyltransferase family protein, which codes for MKLKLRGRRPRPKAFAVLPTLLTLANAVCGFGAIAFASGWAGYEPATALFAAGCLIFLGMLFDGLDGAAARWAGQTSKFGAELDSLCDAITFGAAPAFLMLELAKFEQVGIPPRLLFVAAALYVVGAVLRLARFNVEPPPPPELAAEEKAKGFTGLPSPAAASVVASFPIALFGPQLVSDVEPSGAAAQMDLWAARLLPLVTFGVALLMVSRVRYAHLFKQLLRRGRNRKLLLVVVFALAVVMAVPRVAVPILVCWYAFAPPAVAGWNRYLRGQPPAPATFPRPATPPTGTGDGP
- a CDS encoding phosphatidylserine decarboxylase family protein, coding for MSSAAPLPPEPMDPKLTTIQPGGGVVMRLELAWGAVRRAYLRTFRPGYVRRMAALRKGDTNPCPFPVLDPRDLKFYRNQPGYHWEPQDDPFRWRDRIPFARAGLAELLVFSVLTAGSAKAVAAWLIWGGADGVLAGAGWVLVAALTVAWLLVVWFFRDPERAVPAAPGLVISPADGKVVLVEELEYDEFVGGPAVQIGIFLSIFNCHLNRAPVAGRVVGLRYKMGKFLNAIRPESARENEQLAVRMQEDAPPYRRYVVRQITGAIARRIVCWLKPGDTVGRGERFGMIKFGSRTELVMPREAGLKVVTKVGDKVKAGLSVLAEYETPGAT